The Caloranaerobacter ferrireducens genome contains a region encoding:
- a CDS encoding zinc-ribbon domain-containing protein encodes MIEVSRTNLLMWILIAILLLIQASWIFYDASRRGENKWLWGLFGLLNIPSSLIVYLLVTRLILKSKKCKECGKRIVRNSIYCPYCGNKVV; translated from the coding sequence ATGATTGAAGTAAGTAGGACTAATCTATTGATGTGGATATTAATTGCAATATTACTGTTAATACAAGCAAGCTGGATATTTTATGATGCATCTAGAAGAGGAGAAAACAAGTGGCTCTGGGGTCTTTTTGGTTTATTAAATATACCAAGTAGTTTAATAGTTTATTTGTTAGTAACAAGATTAATATTAAAGAGTAAAAAGTGTAAAGAATGTGGAAAAAGAATAGTGAGAAACTCTATTTATTGTCCTTATTGTGGAAATAAAGTTGTATGA
- a CDS encoding PLDc N-terminal domain-containing protein — translation MFENLTTLEILKLFAPIIIADLGLKIFCVIKIVREGVRNLSKFIWILIVIFINIFGPVSFLLFGRRR, via the coding sequence ATGTTTGAAAATCTGACAACATTAGAAATTTTAAAATTGTTTGCACCGATTATTATTGCAGATTTAGGATTAAAGATTTTCTGTGTAATTAAAATTGTTAGAGAAGGGGTAAGAAATTTATCAAAATTTATATGGATTTTAATAGTTATATTTATTAACATATTTGGGCCAGTTTCTTTCTTGCTATTTGGGAGAAGGAGGTAG
- a CDS encoding ABC transporter ATP-binding protein — protein sequence MIIVRNLFKSYGVHEVLKGINFEVKEGEIYGFLGRNGAGKSTTMNILAGLLNYDAGEVEISGMDMKKYRNEIMRKIGYLPEEPRFYNYMNAREYLNFIGEICGYDKAIIKNRTEELLELVKLKDAAKRRIKGYSRGMRQRLGIAVAVYNHPKVLFLDEPASALDPEGRKDMLDIIKNLKEMNITVFISTHILNDVERVCDKIGILNEGKIALEAELDILMKKYILPVFDIQFEKSCIDLRNKLLSYKWISDVIVDENRMTVYVHDSNIAKRGLLKIIAETDCSVLSYSIRKNNLEDIFMRVVKKNEDFSSVS from the coding sequence ATGATTATAGTAAGGAATTTGTTTAAAAGCTATGGTGTTCACGAAGTTCTTAAAGGTATTAATTTTGAAGTAAAAGAAGGAGAAATTTATGGATTCTTAGGTCGTAATGGAGCAGGGAAATCAACTACTATGAATATACTCGCAGGACTGCTTAATTATGATGCGGGAGAAGTAGAAATTAGTGGTATGGATATGAAAAAATATAGAAATGAAATAATGAGAAAGATAGGATATTTGCCTGAAGAACCAAGGTTTTATAATTATATGAATGCTAGAGAGTATTTAAATTTTATTGGAGAAATATGCGGTTATGATAAAGCAATTATAAAAAATAGGACAGAAGAACTATTAGAGTTAGTAAAGCTTAAAGATGCAGCAAAAAGAAGGATTAAAGGATATTCAAGGGGGATGCGTCAAAGATTAGGAATAGCTGTAGCAGTTTATAATCATCCAAAAGTTCTTTTTTTAGATGAGCCAGCATCTGCATTAGATCCTGAAGGTCGTAAAGATATGTTAGATATAATAAAAAATTTAAAAGAAATGAATATAACAGTGTTTATTTCTACACATATTTTAAATGATGTTGAGAGGGTATGTGATAAAATTGGGATTTTGAATGAAGGCAAAATAGCTCTTGAAGCTGAACTTGATATTTTGATGAAGAAATATATCTTGCCAGTATTTGATATACAATTTGAAAAATCATGTATAGATTTGCGTAATAAGCTTTTAAGTTATAAATGGATTAGTGATGTAATTGTAGATGAAAACAGGATGACTGTATATGTACATGATAGTAATATAGCTAAAAGGGGTTTATTAAAAATAATAGCAGAAACAGATTGTTCTGTTTTATCTTATAGTATAAGAAAAAATAATTTAGAAGATATATTTATGAGGGTGGTGAAGAAGAATGAAGACTTTTCAAGCGTATCTTAA
- a CDS encoding ABC transporter permease translates to MLGGSMIAAYIIGLLQLFILIFGGKYLFNVEWGEISGIILIALLYVFAITSLGLFLSGVVKTHAQLSAITPIILTSTAMLGGCMRPLDNEKTRYL, encoded by the coding sequence ATATTGGGTGGAAGTATGATAGCAGCTTATATTATCGGGCTTTTGCAGCTTTTTATATTAATTTTTGGAGGTAAGTATTTATTTAATGTCGAATGGGGGGAAATTTCAGGGATAATATTAATTGCATTATTATATGTATTTGCAATTACATCTTTAGGACTGTTTTTATCAGGTGTAGTCAAAACACATGCTCAACTATCAGCTATTACACCTATAATACTTACTAGTACTGCAATGCTAGGCGGATGTATGAGGCCTTTAGATAATGAAAAAACTCGCTATTTATAG
- a CDS encoding glycoside hydrolase family 13 protein, with translation MNLQAIYHKPKSNFCYAYDENVIHIRLRAAKGDIKKAVLIYGDKYQWDKRQELVMELTGSDDLYDYFTAEVSPKNKRLAYYFKIEGDEGEFYFTEWGLIKDIDEKEVYLHFFQYPYMNKEDIHKVPEWVKDTVFYQIFPERFFNGDTSNDPENLTKWGELPTSNSFYGGDLRGIIEKLDYLEELGINGIYLTPIFESPTNHKYDTKDYFKIDPHFGDLQTLKELVSKCHERGIRVILDAVFNHCGYFFEPFQDVIEKGKESPYYDWFHIRKWPIEIDPPSYDTFAFVYHMPKLNTDNPEVREYLLKVARYWIEEADIDGWRLDVSDEVSHAFWREFRKTVKEAKEDAYIVGELWLDAYPWLKGDQFDAVMNYPVMRALLKYFAYENISDSQFKELINKIRMRNTEQVNEAMLNLIESHDTSRFLTECNKDTNKLMMAATFLLTYVGTPCIYYGTEIGMEGGHDPDCRRTMDWNKENWNLELFNYYKKLIKLRKQYKALRRGNFKWIDNIEEIIGFIREYENEKIFILINNHNYDKKVILDTKGMYIDGLTGDIFKSDKDLHVNVPKHSARILISSED, from the coding sequence ATGAATTTACAAGCAATCTATCACAAGCCAAAAAGTAATTTTTGTTATGCATACGATGAAAACGTTATCCATATAAGGTTAAGAGCTGCAAAAGGAGATATAAAGAAGGCTGTCTTGATATATGGAGACAAGTATCAGTGGGATAAAAGACAGGAGTTAGTCATGGAACTAACAGGCTCTGATGACCTTTATGATTATTTTACAGCAGAGGTTAGTCCTAAAAATAAAAGACTAGCATATTATTTCAAAATAGAAGGAGACGAGGGTGAATTTTATTTTACTGAATGGGGACTTATAAAAGATATTGATGAAAAAGAAGTGTATCTACATTTTTTCCAATATCCATATATGAATAAAGAAGATATTCATAAAGTACCAGAATGGGTTAAAGACACAGTATTCTATCAAATATTCCCTGAAAGATTTTTTAATGGTGATACATCAAATGACCCAGAAAATTTAACAAAGTGGGGAGAGTTACCTACTTCAAATAGTTTTTATGGTGGAGACTTGAGGGGAATTATTGAAAAGCTTGATTATTTAGAGGAATTAGGTATTAATGGTATCTATCTTACTCCAATATTTGAATCACCGACTAATCATAAATACGATACTAAGGATTATTTTAAAATAGACCCTCATTTTGGGGATTTGCAGACTTTGAAGGAACTAGTATCTAAATGCCATGAAAGAGGCATTAGAGTCATTTTAGATGCAGTGTTCAATCATTGTGGTTATTTCTTTGAGCCATTTCAGGATGTTATTGAAAAAGGTAAAGAATCACCTTACTATGATTGGTTTCATATACGCAAATGGCCAATAGAAATTGACCCTCCAAGTTATGATACATTTGCTTTTGTATATCATATGCCCAAACTAAATACAGATAATCCAGAAGTAAGAGAGTATTTATTGAAAGTTGCTAGGTATTGGATTGAGGAAGCAGACATTGATGGTTGGAGACTGGATGTTTCTGATGAAGTGAGTCATGCGTTTTGGAGAGAGTTTAGAAAGACTGTGAAAGAGGCTAAAGAGGATGCTTATATAGTAGGGGAGCTTTGGCTTGATGCTTATCCTTGGTTAAAAGGTGATCAGTTTGATGCAGTAATGAATTATCCTGTTATGAGAGCTTTGCTTAAGTATTTTGCCTATGAAAATATTTCAGATAGCCAGTTTAAAGAATTAATTAATAAAATTAGAATGCGAAATACTGAGCAAGTTAATGAAGCTATGCTTAATTTAATAGAAAGCCACGACACTTCAAGATTTTTAACGGAGTGTAATAAAGATACAAACAAATTGATGATGGCAGCTACATTTTTATTAACTTATGTTGGGACACCTTGTATATATTATGGAACTGAAATTGGTATGGAAGGTGGACATGATCCTGATTGCAGAAGAACAATGGATTGGAATAAAGAAAATTGGAACTTGGAACTATTTAATTACTATAAAAAACTAATCAAATTGAGAAAACAGTACAAAGCGTTAAGAAGAGGAAATTTTAAATGGATTGATAATATAGAAGAAATAATAGGATTTATTAGGGAGTATGAAAATGAAAAAATATTTATTTTAATTAATAATCATAATTATGATAAAAAAGTAATATTAGATACTAAGGGCATGTACATTGATGGTTTAACAGGTGATATTTTTAAATCAGATAAAGATTTACATGTTAATGTACCTAAGCATTCAGCTAGAATTCTTATTTCCTCAGAAGATTAA
- a CDS encoding alpha-amylase family glycosyl hydrolase, translating to MALFLTLMTMLVISIISYEQAYAIDDFSFKTDVIYQIIVDRFYDGDPSNNNPFESPGLYDSSRTKWKMYWGGDLQGIIQKIPYLKELGVTTLWISPVNDNLNTFATSYNTGYHGYWTRDFMRIEEHFGTWETFEQLVAIAHQNGMKVIVDFVPNHTTPIKLNDPSFAEGGAIYNNGVYMGNYFDDSDKGYFRHNGDIQNWDDRYEAQYMNFTDPEGFSLSDLSQENETIACYLIDAAKKFLEFGVDGIRIDAVKHFNQGFQKNLADELYANKGVFLVSEWYGDTGSGTTHDEKVRYANESGITILDFDLNTAIRNVFGYNHSMYELNEALSRTDSEYKYKENLVTFIDNHDMPRFLSINGDYNRLHQALAFILTNRGIPTIYYGTEQYLYNNTSGGYDPYNRPMMDSFDTTSNAFRIIKTLSQLRKDNPAVSYGTTRERWINDEVFIYERQFFDDVVLVAINKSTSPVTISGLYTSLPAGSYDDILNGLQNGNSIVVKDGDSDRLVETFILNGESVSVWSFKKGTISSPQIGSVDPIMGRSGNKVTIWGQGFGSIAGKVYVGTVEATVSSWSDTKIVFTVPSCDAGIQSIKVVNASGKSSNTYDYQILSGDQAAVVFKVKNAPNTQWGEAIYLVGNIYELGNWDTSKAIGPMLCPEYPDWFYVVSVPKGKLIEFKFIKKNLDGSITWESGFNHIETTPVSETGDIIVNWQY from the coding sequence ATGGCTTTATTTTTGACATTAATGACTATGTTAGTTATTTCAATTATTTCATACGAACAAGCATACGCAATAGATGATTTTAGTTTTAAAACTGATGTGATTTACCAGATTATAGTTGATCGATTTTATGATGGAGATCCATCTAATAACAATCCTTTTGAATCGCCTGGATTGTACGATTCTAGTAGGACTAAGTGGAAAATGTATTGGGGGGGAGATTTGCAAGGTATAATTCAAAAAATTCCTTATTTAAAAGAATTAGGTGTTACAACACTTTGGATTTCTCCAGTTAACGATAATCTAAATACTTTTGCAACTAGTTATAATACAGGATATCATGGATACTGGACACGTGATTTTATGCGTATTGAAGAACATTTCGGTACGTGGGAAACTTTTGAGCAATTAGTTGCTATAGCGCACCAAAATGGGATGAAAGTAATAGTAGATTTTGTACCTAATCATACTACGCCTATTAAGCTAAATGATCCGAGTTTTGCTGAAGGTGGTGCTATATATAATAATGGAGTATATATGGGGAATTACTTTGATGATAGTGATAAGGGCTATTTTCGTCATAATGGAGATATCCAAAATTGGGATGATCGTTATGAGGCTCAGTATATGAATTTCACAGATCCTGAGGGATTTTCATTGAGCGACTTATCACAAGAGAATGAAACTATTGCATGTTATTTGATTGATGCAGCAAAAAAATTCCTTGAGTTCGGAGTTGATGGGATTCGTATAGATGCGGTGAAACATTTTAACCAGGGATTTCAGAAGAATCTTGCTGACGAATTATATGCGAATAAAGGAGTATTTCTAGTTAGTGAGTGGTACGGTGATACAGGCAGTGGTACAACACATGATGAAAAAGTACGCTATGCCAATGAGAGTGGCATTACAATTTTGGATTTCGACTTAAATACTGCTATCAGAAATGTTTTTGGCTATAATCATAGTATGTATGAGCTTAATGAAGCATTAAGCCGTACAGATTCCGAATATAAATATAAAGAAAATCTTGTTACTTTCATAGATAATCATGATATGCCACGTTTTCTATCTATAAATGGTGATTATAATCGATTACATCAAGCCCTTGCTTTTATTCTTACTAACCGAGGTATTCCAACAATTTACTATGGAACTGAGCAGTATTTGTATAACAATACAAGTGGTGGATATGATCCTTATAATAGACCGATGATGGATTCTTTTGATACGACATCGAATGCTTTTCGTATAATTAAGACATTATCTCAACTTCGCAAGGATAATCCAGCTGTGTCTTATGGTACGACACGTGAGCGCTGGATTAATGATGAAGTCTTTATTTATGAACGTCAGTTTTTTGATGATGTAGTATTAGTAGCGATTAATAAATCCACATCACCAGTAACGATTAGTGGTTTGTATACGAGCTTACCTGCTGGAAGTTATGATGATATATTAAATGGGTTACAGAATGGGAATTCTATTGTGGTAAAAGATGGTGATAGTGATAGGTTAGTAGAAACATTTATATTAAATGGCGAATCAGTTAGTGTATGGAGTTTCAAGAAAGGAACAATTTCTTCACCACAGATAGGTTCAGTAGATCCTATTATGGGACGTAGTGGTAATAAGGTTACTATTTGGGGTCAAGGGTTCGGCTCTATTGCTGGAAAGGTATATGTAGGAACAGTAGAAGCAACGGTTAGTAGTTGGTCTGATACTAAGATTGTTTTTACGGTACCGAGTTGTGATGCTGGTATTCAATCGATTAAAGTTGTAAATGCCTCTGGCAAGTCGAGTAACACATATGATTATCAAATACTCTCTGGTGATCAGGCAGCTGTTGTGTTCAAAGTAAAGAATGCACCAAATACTCAATGGGGGGAAGCAATTTACTTGGTAGGAAACATTTATGAACTTGGAAATTGGGATACATCTAAAGCAATAGGACCTATGTTATGTCCAGAATATCCTGATTGGTTTTATGTGGTGAGTGTACCTAAAGGTAAACTTATAGAGTTTAAGTTTATTAAAAAAAATTTAGATGGTAGTATTACGTGGGAAAGTGGATTTAACCATATTGAGACTACTCCTGTAAGTGAAACAGGTGATATTATAGTAAATTGGCAATATTGA
- a CDS encoding maltose ABC transporter substrate-binding protein codes for MKKFLSFLLIAVLVFSLVGCGAKEEPVQNNNQNETSQENSSKELTPEPGAKLVVWDSPGVEQEFMKEIAAKFTEKYGVPVTVEEVDHTKAKERLLQDGPAGIGADVFGAPHDHTGELVMAGLVLPNAFADRINKEMLKSAVDAVSFDGVVYGYPRAIETYALYYNKDIFPEPPKSYNEIIEFGKKFTNVNENKYALMWDVDNAYFSQAFLAGGGGYVFGNGGTNKNDVGIDSEGAIKGVKEMMKLKEILPIPAGDADYQPMMGLFKEGKIGAIINGPWALAEIRESGINYGIAKLPKLTDGSKSVPFSGVRALFVSAYTKYPNAAQLFANFYTTEENLIRRYEVTGQIPTTKAAANSDIIKNDPDAAAFLAQAADAIPMPSIPQIGLFWEPMGAAYGAIWNEEVSVEEGLKNAAETIRNAIAEQE; via the coding sequence ATGAAAAAATTTCTAAGCTTCTTACTTATTGCTGTACTAGTGTTTTCACTAGTAGGATGTGGCGCTAAAGAAGAGCCAGTACAAAATAATAATCAAAATGAGACAAGCCAAGAGAATTCTTCAAAAGAATTAACTCCTGAGCCAGGTGCGAAATTAGTTGTTTGGGATAGTCCTGGTGTAGAACAAGAGTTTATGAAGGAGATAGCAGCTAAATTTACAGAGAAATATGGTGTACCAGTTACAGTAGAGGAAGTTGACCATACTAAAGCAAAAGAAAGGTTATTGCAAGATGGACCAGCTGGTATAGGAGCAGATGTATTTGGTGCTCCACATGATCATACAGGTGAATTAGTTATGGCTGGTTTAGTATTGCCAAACGCTTTTGCAGATAGAATAAATAAAGAAATGTTAAAATCAGCAGTTGATGCTGTTTCATTTGATGGTGTAGTATATGGTTATCCAAGAGCAATAGAGACTTATGCTTTATATTATAACAAAGACATTTTCCCAGAGCCACCAAAGTCTTATAATGAAATTATTGAATTTGGGAAGAAATTTACTAATGTGAATGAAAATAAGTATGCTCTTATGTGGGATGTTGACAACGCTTATTTCTCTCAAGCATTTTTAGCTGGTGGCGGCGGATATGTATTTGGTAATGGTGGAACTAATAAGAATGATGTAGGTATAGATTCAGAGGGTGCTATCAAAGGTGTAAAAGAAATGATGAAACTAAAAGAAATCTTACCAATTCCTGCTGGTGATGCTGATTATCAACCTATGATGGGATTATTTAAGGAAGGAAAGATTGGAGCTATAATAAATGGACCTTGGGCATTAGCAGAAATTAGGGAATCAGGTATAAATTATGGTATAGCTAAATTACCTAAACTTACAGATGGTAGCAAGTCTGTTCCATTTTCAGGCGTTAGAGCGTTATTTGTAAGTGCATATACTAAATATCCAAATGCTGCTCAATTATTTGCTAATTTCTATACTACAGAAGAAAACTTAATTAGAAGATATGAAGTTACAGGTCAAATTCCTACTACTAAGGCTGCAGCTAATAGTGATATTATTAAAAATGATCCAGATGCAGCAGCATTTTTAGCTCAAGCAGCAGATGCAATACCAATGCCTTCTATTCCACAAATAGGCTTATTCTGGGAACCAATGGGAGCTGCTTATGGAGCGATATGGAATGAAGAAGTTTCAGTAGAAGAAGGACTTAAGAATGCTGCTGAAACAATAAGAAACGCAATTGCTGAGCAAGAATAG
- a CDS encoding sugar ABC transporter permease, whose protein sequence is MKKSKKAAIYSALFMGAGQLYNRDWIKAIFFAMIEIVTLLNIFNGVVYHSIWGLITLGETRGINGDHSINLMLNGILTLILLIVVGLIYIYNIRDAKHVREKIEKGINPFKPSEYLKYIWNNYFPHILLAPSAALILFFTFLPILFTILIAFTNYSGPYHLPPGNLVDWIGFKNFIKLFKMEEWSGTIWAVGIWTILWAIITTALNYFAGLGLALLTNAKGVKFKKFWRSLFILPYAIPAFISLLIFRLVFMGPGPVNTVLLNTGVISEKIPFLTDHMLAKIMVILVYCWTGAPYWMALMSGVLTNIDKSLYEAADIDGATKWQQFYKITVPMVLFQTAPLLIMTFAHNFNNFGMIYLLTSGNPVNANYKYAGSTDILISWIYKMTLEKRQFGMAAAVTLLLFIFVASIAIYSFRRTKSFKEEDMI, encoded by the coding sequence ATGAAGAAGTCTAAAAAGGCTGCTATTTATTCTGCACTATTTATGGGTGCAGGGCAGTTATATAATAGAGATTGGATTAAAGCGATATTTTTTGCAATGATTGAAATAGTTACTTTGCTTAATATCTTTAATGGAGTTGTATATCATTCAATTTGGGGTCTAATTACTTTAGGTGAAACTAGAGGTATAAATGGTGATCATTCTATTAATCTTATGTTAAATGGTATATTAACATTGATTTTATTAATTGTAGTAGGTTTAATTTATATCTATAATATCAGAGATGCTAAACATGTAAGGGAAAAAATAGAGAAAGGTATTAATCCATTTAAACCTAGTGAATATCTTAAATATATTTGGAATAATTATTTCCCACATATTTTATTAGCACCTTCTGCTGCTTTAATACTATTTTTTACTTTTTTACCGATTTTGTTTACAATATTGATTGCTTTTACTAATTATTCAGGTCCATATCATTTACCTCCAGGTAATTTAGTAGATTGGATAGGATTTAAAAATTTTATTAAATTATTTAAAATGGAAGAGTGGTCAGGTACTATTTGGGCTGTTGGTATTTGGACTATTCTTTGGGCTATTATTACAACAGCTTTGAATTATTTTGCTGGATTAGGACTAGCATTATTGACTAATGCTAAAGGAGTTAAATTCAAAAAGTTTTGGAGATCATTATTTATTTTGCCTTATGCAATACCTGCATTTATTTCGTTACTTATATTTAGATTAGTTTTTATGGGACCAGGTCCTGTTAATACTGTATTATTAAATACAGGGGTTATAAGTGAAAAAATTCCTTTTTTAACAGATCATATGTTAGCTAAAATTATGGTTATATTAGTTTACTGCTGGACAGGTGCACCTTATTGGATGGCTTTAATGTCTGGAGTTTTAACTAATATAGATAAATCTTTATATGAAGCTGCAGATATAGATGGAGCAACAAAGTGGCAGCAATTTTATAAAATAACTGTTCCTATGGTACTTTTTCAAACAGCTCCATTGTTAATTATGACTTTTGCTCATAACTTTAATAACTTTGGTATGATTTATCTTTTAACCAGTGGTAATCCAGTTAATGCTAACTATAAATATGCAGGTTCAACAGATATTTTGATATCTTGGATTTATAAAATGACTTTAGAAAAGAGACAATTCGGCATGGCTGCTGCGGTTACATTACTATTGTTTATATTCGTTGCAAGTATTGCAATATATAGCTTTAGGAGAACTAAATCCTTCAAAGAGGAGGACATGATATAA
- a CDS encoding sugar ABC transporter permease, which yields MESVKYENSNIKPKLPNKRKNSSRKLIRYFLLYSLLLLIAFLVLSPVIWIVGSSFNPGTSIFSSTLIPKNPTVKHYIKLFTETDYPIWFMNTLKIATINMIVSLVITTLSAFAFSRFRFRGRKQGMMVILILQMFPSILAMTAIYALLTKLNLINTHMGLIIVYATGQIPFNTWLVKGYLDAIPRSLDEAAKIDGATNLAILTKIILPLAKPILVFVALQNFIGPWFDFIFPQLILRSADKKTLAMGLFAWIAERQQNHYTLFAAGAILVAVPITILYTYFQKHIVEGLSAGATKG from the coding sequence ATGGAAAGTGTAAAATATGAAAATTCTAATATTAAACCAAAACTACCTAATAAGAGAAAAAATAGTTCAAGAAAACTAATTAGATATTTTTTACTATATTCATTATTGTTATTAATAGCTTTTTTAGTACTTTCACCAGTAATATGGATAGTAGGTTCTTCTTTTAATCCTGGTACTAGTATTTTCAGTTCTACATTGATACCTAAGAATCCTACTGTAAAACATTATATTAAATTATTTACAGAAACAGATTACCCTATTTGGTTTATGAATACGTTAAAGATTGCTACAATAAATATGATTGTTTCTTTAGTTATTACAACTTTATCAGCTTTTGCTTTTTCTCGTTTTAGATTTAGAGGTAGAAAACAAGGTATGATGGTTATATTAATATTACAGATGTTTCCATCTATTTTAGCTATGACAGCTATATATGCATTATTAACCAAGCTTAATTTAATAAATACTCATATGGGGTTAATTATAGTTTATGCAACAGGACAGATACCTTTTAATACTTGGCTGGTAAAGGGTTATTTAGATGCTATTCCTCGAAGTTTAGATGAAGCAGCTAAAATTGATGGAGCTACAAATCTAGCTATATTAACTAAAATTATTTTACCATTAGCAAAACCAATTTTAGTTTTTGTGGCATTACAGAATTTTATTGGCCCTTGGTTTGATTTTATATTTCCACAGTTAATATTAAGAAGTGCAGACAAGAAAACACTTGCAATGGGTTTATTTGCTTGGATTGCTGAAAGACAGCAAAATCATTATACACTTTTTGCAGCAGGTGCAATTCTTGTAGCTGTACCTATTACAATATTGTATACTTATTTCCAAAAACATATAGTAGAAGGACTTTCAGCAGGTGCTACAAAAGGGTAA
- a CDS encoding LacI family DNA-binding transcriptional regulator: MPVTIKDVAKLANVSPSTVSRVIADHPKISDETKKKVFEAMKKLNYHPNAIARSLANKSTKTLGLILPNAEEDLFINPFFVQVMRGISVYAQKKGYYIMYTYSNNENEEIDFIKNYIYSKWVDGIILLTAREDDRCIEYLKENEKYPFVVVGRPEKSDGILWVDNDNFKAMYDVVNYLINKGHRDIAFIGGPHTLNVTKDRLDGYLRALKVHGISVDEKLIYEEVDFTEIRGYETMMEILDYKEPSAVVTTDDLIAFGVLKAIKEKSTSKIAVVGFNNTPLAEYQQPKLTSVDIKAEKLGYYAAKLLIGKLENENIETNHYIIDTELIERESTL, translated from the coding sequence ATGCCTGTTACAATAAAAGATGTTGCAAAATTGGCAAATGTATCTCCATCGACAGTTTCTAGGGTAATTGCTGATCATCCTAAGATAAGTGATGAAACAAAGAAAAAAGTATTTGAAGCAATGAAAAAATTAAATTATCATCCTAATGCTATTGCAAGAAGTTTAGCCAATAAATCAACAAAAACTTTAGGATTAATATTACCAAATGCTGAAGAAGATTTATTTATAAACCCATTTTTTGTTCAAGTAATGAGGGGTATAAGTGTCTATGCTCAAAAGAAAGGCTACTATATAATGTATACTTATAGCAATAATGAAAATGAAGAAATAGACTTCATTAAAAACTATATTTATAGCAAATGGGTTGATGGTATAATTCTTTTGACTGCAAGAGAAGACGACAGATGTATTGAGTATTTAAAGGAAAATGAAAAATATCCGTTTGTTGTAGTTGGTAGACCAGAAAAATCAGATGGAATATTGTGGGTAGATAATGACAACTTTAAAGCCATGTATGACGTTGTTAATTATTTAATTAATAAAGGACATAGAGACATAGCTTTTATTGGTGGACCTCATACTCTTAACGTTACTAAAGACAGATTAGATGGATATTTAAGAGCGTTAAAGGTACATGGAATTTCTGTTGATGAAAAACTTATTTATGAGGAAGTTGATTTTACAGAAATAAGAGGTTACGAAACTATGATGGAGATTTTAGATTATAAAGAGCCTTCTGCTGTTGTTACAACAGATGACTTGATTGCTTTTGGTGTTTTAAAGGCTATAAAAGAAAAATCAACAAGTAAAATAGCAGTTGTTGGTTTCAATAATACGCCTTTAGCTGAATATCAGCAACCAAAGCTTACTTCAGTAGACATTAAAGCTGAAAAGTTGGGTTATTATGCAGCAAAACTTTTGATTGGAAAACTTGAAAATGAAAATATTGAAACGAATCATTATATAATTGACACAGAATTGATAGAGAGAGAATCGACTCTATAA